A single Parabacteroides timonensis DNA region contains:
- a CDS encoding MFS transporter: MNNWKKVFAIIWTGQFFSILTSSIVNFAIILWLSFETKSAEVLAFAAIAAMLPQSVLGLFTGIFIDRWKRKRVMIMADSFIAFCTLILAVLFYLDVAKLGHVYILLALRSVGSAFHMPAMQASVPLLAPKSELIRIAGINQIIQSACNIAGPALAALFISFMEMTNILLLDVIGAALACTSLLFVKIPDPDNTEKTQKVQLLKEAKEALTEVRAQSGLSWLFVLSIIATFFIMPVGVLFPLMTLNHYSGNAYQISLVEAAWGIGALLGGAFLGIKKFKLNEISLINWMYLLLGFTFLLSGVLPVSGYPLFVGLTAIGGISGSLYMASFTTVLQTRINPVVMGRVFSFYMSISLLPSMIGLLSTGFLADNIGIGNTFIIGGVLVGIIGVISFFVPSIRKLRDSFIP; the protein is encoded by the coding sequence ATGAATAACTGGAAAAAAGTATTCGCTATTATATGGACCGGGCAGTTCTTCTCTATCCTGACCAGTTCGATCGTCAATTTTGCAATCATCTTATGGCTTAGTTTCGAAACGAAATCGGCTGAAGTGCTCGCTTTTGCAGCTATTGCCGCCATGCTTCCGCAGTCGGTACTCGGATTGTTTACCGGTATATTTATCGACCGCTGGAAAAGAAAGCGGGTCATGATTATGGCTGATAGTTTTATCGCTTTCTGTACGCTGATCCTCGCCGTCCTGTTCTATCTGGATGTAGCGAAGCTCGGACATGTATATATTTTGCTGGCTTTGCGTTCCGTCGGTTCGGCCTTTCACATGCCGGCCATGCAGGCTTCCGTACCTTTACTGGCTCCTAAGTCGGAGCTGATCCGTATTGCAGGGATCAATCAGATCATTCAGTCGGCCTGCAACATTGCCGGGCCTGCTCTGGCTGCTCTTTTTATCTCTTTTATGGAGATGACGAATATCCTGTTATTGGATGTGATCGGGGCGGCATTGGCTTGTACTTCGCTTCTGTTTGTAAAAATCCCCGATCCCGATAATACGGAAAAGACGCAAAAGGTTCAATTGTTGAAGGAAGCCAAAGAGGCGTTGACGGAAGTACGGGCACAAAGCGGATTATCATGGTTGTTTGTCTTGTCTATTATTGCTACCTTTTTTATTATGCCGGTCGGTGTGTTGTTTCCTTTGATGACATTGAATCACTATTCGGGGAATGCTTATCAGATCAGCTTGGTCGAAGCAGCTTGGGGGATAGGTGCTTTGCTAGGAGGAGCCTTCCTGGGGATCAAAAAGTTTAAACTGAACGAGATCTCATTGATAAACTGGATGTATCTTCTGCTCGGATTTACATTCTTGTTGTCTGGTGTCCTGCCTGTTTCAGGATATCCTTTGTTTGTGGGGTTGACGGCCATTGGCGGCATATCCGGTTCTCTTTATATGGCTTCCTTCACTACCGTACTGCAGACGCGCATCAATCCGGTAGTGATGGGGCGGGTATTCTCGTTTTATATGAGCATCAGCCTTCTTCCTTCGATGATAGGATTATTGAGTACTGGTTTTCTGGCTGATAATATCGGAATAGGGAATACCTTTATAATTGGCGGTGTACTGGTCGGGATAATCGGGGTAATTTCATTTTTCGTACCGTCGATAAGAAAGTTGCGAGATAGCTTTATTCCATAG
- the tpx gene encoding thiol peroxidase: MAKITFKGSAVNTNGSLPAVGAEAPDFKGVKSDLSELSLKELKGKNVVINVFPSLDTAVCAASVRRFNKEAASLPNTVVLAVSKDLPFAHGRFCTTEGIDKVITLSAFRGPWFEDKYGMLMVDGPLKGLLARGVIVVNEAGKVVYEELVSEITNEPNYEAAVASLKN; encoded by the coding sequence ATGGCAAAAATAACATTTAAAGGTAGTGCCGTAAATACAAATGGCTCATTACCAGCAGTTGGAGCAGAGGCTCCGGATTTCAAAGGAGTAAAAAGTGACTTGTCTGAATTGTCTCTGAAAGAATTGAAAGGAAAGAACGTTGTGATCAATGTATTTCCCAGTCTGGATACAGCGGTCTGTGCTGCATCGGTGAGACGTTTTAATAAAGAAGCAGCTTCTTTGCCTAATACTGTGGTTCTGGCCGTATCGAAAGATCTACCTTTTGCACATGGACGCTTCTGTACTACGGAAGGTATAGATAAAGTGATTACACTTTCTGCATTCCGGGGTCCATGGTTTGAAGATAAGTACGGGATGCTGATGGTTGACGGTCCGTTGAAAGGGTTATTGGCCCGTGGCGTGATTGTAGTCAACGAAGCAGGAAAGGTCGTTTATGAGGAACTTGTTTCCGAGATCACGAACGAACCGAATTATGAAGCAGCTGTTGCTTCATTAAAAAATTAA
- a CDS encoding DNA recombination protein RmuC has protein sequence MDWLIICGLLIIIILQILFRPKKDTSDTQNELKRLLDEMQRSFERIEKNFREDFRLNREEGRIVARDNREELTRSMSEFREAFDRGIASFNNLQREKFANLDEQQRLLITNTEKRLEDIRITVDEKLQKTLNDRIGQSFRLVTEQLESVQKGLGEMQTLAQDVGGLKRVLSNVKTRGNIGEIQLSMLLEQILAPEQYEANFHTRKGSDAVVEFAVKLPGRDDMREYVYLPIDAKFPKDIYEQLLDAYDNADPQAIEAAGKLLETTIKKMAKDISDKYLDPPATTDFGIMFLPFEGIYAEVVRRSALLEELQRTYKVVVTGPTTLAAILNSLQMGFRTLAIQKHSGEVWTILGAVKKEFEKVGGMLEKAQKNLQTASGQIEEVLGTRTRAIQRKLKDVDTLSDREARAIIPELGPLTEIEEETDTE, from the coding sequence ATGGATTGGTTAATCATTTGCGGACTTCTTATCATCATTATTTTACAGATCTTATTCCGTCCTAAAAAGGACACTTCCGATACACAAAATGAACTGAAACGCCTGCTTGACGAGATGCAACGTTCGTTCGAACGCATTGAAAAAAACTTCCGGGAAGACTTCCGTCTCAACCGGGAAGAAGGACGCATCGTGGCCCGCGACAATCGGGAAGAACTGACTCGTTCCATGAGCGAATTCCGTGAAGCTTTCGACCGGGGTATCGCTTCTTTCAACAACCTGCAACGGGAAAAGTTCGCTAACCTCGACGAACAGCAACGCCTATTGATCACCAATACGGAAAAACGCCTGGAAGATATCCGTATCACCGTAGACGAGAAACTACAAAAGACACTGAATGACCGGATCGGGCAATCTTTCCGCCTCGTCACCGAACAATTGGAGAGCGTACAAAAAGGGCTCGGGGAAATGCAGACGCTCGCACAGGATGTAGGCGGACTGAAACGGGTGCTAAGTAATGTTAAGACACGGGGGAATATCGGGGAGATACAGCTCAGTATGCTGCTCGAACAAATTCTGGCTCCGGAGCAGTACGAAGCGAACTTCCATACCCGCAAAGGATCGGATGCCGTTGTCGAATTCGCCGTCAAGCTGCCAGGACGCGACGATATGCGCGAATATGTTTATCTTCCGATCGATGCCAAGTTCCCCAAAGACATATACGAGCAGCTACTGGATGCCTACGACAATGCCGACCCACAGGCAATCGAAGCCGCAGGCAAGCTGTTGGAAACAACCATCAAGAAGATGGCCAAAGACATATCCGACAAATACCTGGACCCGCCCGCTACGACCGACTTCGGTATTATGTTCCTTCCGTTCGAAGGGATCTACGCTGAAGTGGTGCGCCGCTCTGCCCTATTGGAAGAGTTGCAACGTACCTATAAAGTGGTAGTGACAGGCCCCACAACACTGGCAGCCATCCTGAACAGCCTGCAAATGGGTTTCCGTACCCTGGCGATACAGAAACATTCGGGCGAGGTATGGACGATACTCGGTGCCGTAAAGAAAGAGTTCGAGAAGGTAGGCGGTATGCTGGAAAAAGCGCAGAAGAACCTGCAAACGGCCAGCGGCCAGATAGAAGAGGTTCTGGGTACCCGCACCCGTGCCATCCAACGGAAGCTGAAAGATGTGGATACACTGAGCGACCGTGAAGCCCGTGCCATCATCCCCGAACTGGGGCCGTTGACAGAAATCGAAGAAGAAACAGATACAGAATAA
- a CDS encoding YfcC family protein — MKKRQIPHTYVIIFYIILFCAALTWIIPGGQYMESIDDAGQKTVVYETVERVPQTWQVFSAFYKGFVDKADIIVFILIIGGAFWIVNDSKAFDIGTVSFLRKARKMESNPLIRKIGVENFLLTSIMLLFSIFGAVFGMSEETIAFCLVLVPMAISMGYDSITGVCMVFVAAGLGFAGAILNPFTIGIAQGLAGIPLFSGIEYRIFCWFVINIIGFAWILRYAAKVKKNPKFSPVYEEDQYWRDLHSNTSLDVTYHTPKAAWISFALLTVAQIVFAIYYPLTTLRIGNSVIEGLPLMPILTVAFILTSVITLRKTVHLYILNLLFFTIFYLITGVMGYGWYIMEIATLFFVLGIAAGIANNRTPNELVKLFLDGCKDIMSAALVVGLAGGIIVILQDGKIIDTILFNLAKGMEGLGQVATVGMMYIIQTLINLVIPSGSAKAALTMPIMAPFSDLIGLSKQATVMAFQFGDGFTNLITPTSGVLIAVLGVSRIPYDKWFGWAWKFILVMVILGFLLLIPTVLVPMNGF; from the coding sequence ATGAAGAAAAGACAGATACCTCACACATACGTTATCATATTTTATATCATCCTCTTTTGCGCCGCCCTGACATGGATCATTCCCGGCGGACAATATATGGAAAGTATCGACGACGCAGGACAAAAAACAGTCGTCTACGAAACGGTAGAACGGGTTCCACAGACCTGGCAAGTTTTTTCTGCATTCTATAAAGGTTTTGTCGACAAGGCGGACATCATTGTCTTTATCCTGATCATCGGCGGAGCATTCTGGATTGTGAACGACAGCAAGGCTTTCGATATCGGCACCGTCAGTTTCCTGCGAAAAGCCCGGAAGATGGAAAGTAATCCGCTGATACGGAAGATCGGGGTAGAGAATTTCCTTCTTACCTCCATTATGTTATTGTTCAGTATATTCGGAGCTGTGTTCGGTATGAGTGAAGAAACGATCGCCTTCTGCCTGGTATTGGTTCCGATGGCGATCTCGATGGGGTACGACTCGATCACCGGGGTCTGTATGGTGTTTGTTGCCGCCGGACTCGGGTTTGCGGGAGCCATACTCAATCCGTTCACGATCGGTATAGCACAAGGACTGGCCGGTATCCCGCTTTTCTCGGGAATAGAATATCGTATCTTCTGCTGGTTTGTGATTAACATCATCGGGTTTGCATGGATATTGCGATACGCAGCCAAAGTAAAGAAGAACCCGAAGTTCTCCCCTGTTTACGAAGAAGACCAGTACTGGCGCGACTTGCACAGCAATACCTCGCTCGACGTCACTTACCATACACCCAAAGCAGCCTGGATCAGTTTCGCCCTGTTGACGGTAGCGCAGATCGTCTTCGCCATTTATTATCCGCTGACGACCTTACGGATAGGTAACAGCGTAATCGAAGGATTACCTTTGATGCCGATCCTCACCGTCGCTTTTATCCTGACTTCAGTCATTACCCTGAGAAAAACGGTTCACCTATACATACTGAACCTATTGTTCTTTACGATCTTTTACCTTATCACAGGGGTAATGGGCTACGGCTGGTATATCATGGAGATCGCCACCCTGTTCTTTGTCCTGGGGATTGCAGCCGGAATAGCCAATAACCGTACGCCGAACGAACTGGTCAAACTCTTCCTCGACGGATGTAAAGATATTATGAGTGCCGCCCTGGTTGTCGGACTGGCAGGCGGTATCATCGTGATCCTGCAGGATGGAAAGATCATCGACACGATCCTCTTCAATCTGGCCAAAGGGATGGAAGGACTCGGACAGGTGGCCACCGTCGGCATGATGTACATTATCCAGACATTGATCAACCTGGTAATCCCTTCGGGCAGTGCGAAAGCCGCCCTGACAATGCCTATCATGGCTCCCTTCTCCGACCTCATCGGATTGTCCAAACAGGCAACCGTCATGGCTTTCCAGTTCGGTGATGGGTTCACTAACCTGATCACTCCGACTTCCGGCGTACTGATCGCCGTTCTGGGAGTCAGCCGTATCCCTTACGACAAATGGTTCGGCTGGGCCTGGAAGTTTATCCTGGTGATGGTCATCCTCGGATTCCTGTTATTGATCCCTACTGTATTGGTGCCGATGAATGGTTTTTAA
- a CDS encoding diacylglycerol kinase: MKNDGFTFRKRLRSFRYAFNGIRLLVTKEHNAWIHCFVAVCVIAAGFLLDISQTEWIAVVIVIGAVLAAEAVNSALEAIADFVSPEYSEAIKRTKDLAAGAVLIMAIAAAIVGGIIFFPKLIALY; this comes from the coding sequence ATGAAGAATGATGGTTTTACTTTCCGCAAACGGCTACGGAGTTTCCGGTATGCTTTCAACGGAATACGCTTACTGGTTACGAAAGAGCACAATGCCTGGATACATTGCTTTGTAGCCGTCTGTGTGATAGCGGCCGGTTTTCTATTGGATATTTCGCAGACGGAGTGGATCGCCGTTGTGATCGTGATCGGTGCGGTACTGGCGGCCGAGGCGGTCAACTCGGCATTGGAAGCGATAGCGGACTTCGTTTCACCGGAATACAGCGAAGCCATCAAACGTACCAAAGACCTGGCGGCGGGAGCCGTATTAATCATGGCTATTGCTGCCGCTATCGTAGGCGGTATCATCTTTTTCCCTAAACTGATCGCTTTATATTAA
- a CDS encoding DUF4250 domain-containing protein, whose translation MKLPEDPAMLFSVVNMKLRDRYASLDELCSKMDVDKDMLVHKLAIAGFEYSAENNKFW comes from the coding sequence ATGAAACTCCCCGAAGACCCGGCGATGCTCTTTAGCGTAGTCAACATGAAACTACGCGACCGATATGCATCACTCGATGAATTATGCAGTAAGATGGATGTAGACAAGGATATGCTTGTACACAAACTGGCTATTGCCGGCTTTGAATACAGTGCTGAAAACAATAAGTTCTGGTAA
- a CDS encoding phosphatase PAP2 family protein — MRPIKHILIVLLAFTACLAANAQEIQISGSRKAVRTSGDVLAFVTPAASLATILVLQDWQGLKQGVFAGVTTLGMTYALKYIVKKERPDGSDNHSFPSMHTSVSFTGAAFIQRRYGWKWGIPAYAVATYVGWSRTYAKKHDWWDVAAGAAIGAGSAYIFTRPFAKKHNLTLSPVASDKHFGIYASMNF; from the coding sequence ATGAGACCTATCAAACACATTCTTATTGTTCTTCTGGCATTCACCGCCTGCCTTGCAGCAAATGCACAGGAAATACAGATCAGCGGAAGCCGCAAAGCGGTACGCACCTCCGGCGACGTACTAGCCTTCGTCACACCGGCCGCCAGCCTGGCCACCATCCTGGTATTACAGGACTGGCAGGGACTGAAACAAGGGGTATTTGCCGGTGTAACGACTTTAGGTATGACCTATGCCCTAAAGTATATCGTCAAGAAAGAACGGCCCGACGGCAGCGATAACCATTCGTTCCCTTCCATGCACACTTCGGTGTCTTTCACGGGAGCGGCCTTTATACAACGCCGCTACGGTTGGAAATGGGGTATCCCGGCTTATGCCGTTGCGACTTATGTAGGATGGAGCCGCACGTATGCCAAGAAACACGATTGGTGGGATGTGGCAGCCGGAGCGGCGATAGGTGCAGGAAGTGCTTATATCTTTACACGCCCGTTCGCTAAAAAGCATAACCTGACCCTTAGTCCGGTTGCCAGCGATAAGCATTTCGGCATTTATGCCTCAATGAACTTCTGA
- a CDS encoding ABC transporter permease yields MINHILKQIWNQRKSNSWLFGELLLVAVCLWYIVDFLLVTLYAFNAPMGFDIDHTYKFQFSAREEGAEGYLSPEEHPATVGEDLWDAMSRLRLHAGVEAVALSRFGVPYNEIINHMSLGRDTVVEKTACRIYYVTPEYFDVYRIPAAPGSNRQPGEDLTANSLVLTKDAADKIFEGQDVLGKMVYSGDNTRSIKVGAICGTVRDSEFKRPRPNVYLCMEERDIKAINAGFLPWAEVSVRVKPEADRDFAETFMKENSNQVEIGNLYLQSITPVSTIREDGIREGKGEMNTRLSILLFLLINIFLGIVGTFWFRTRQRQGEMGLRMALGSTRSQLRSTVLGEGVLLLTLAFVPAVVICGNIMFADLTNTVLMDNTVLRFVIGMSITYLLIVLMIIAGIWYPANEAASLEPAEALHYE; encoded by the coding sequence ATGATCAATCATATATTAAAACAAATATGGAACCAGCGGAAGAGTAACAGCTGGTTATTCGGTGAACTGTTGCTTGTTGCCGTTTGCCTGTGGTACATAGTCGATTTTTTGCTGGTGACGCTGTACGCTTTCAATGCTCCTATGGGGTTTGATATCGACCATACCTATAAGTTCCAGTTCAGTGCACGCGAAGAGGGAGCCGAAGGGTATCTGTCGCCCGAAGAACATCCGGCAACCGTAGGCGAGGACTTGTGGGATGCGATGAGCAGACTCAGGCTGCATGCGGGGGTGGAAGCGGTTGCTTTGTCGAGATTCGGTGTACCTTATAATGAGATAATCAATCATATGTCTTTAGGACGTGATACGGTGGTGGAGAAGACGGCTTGCCGTATCTATTACGTAACGCCGGAGTATTTCGATGTCTACCGTATTCCTGCGGCACCGGGAAGTAACCGGCAGCCGGGAGAGGATTTGACGGCCAATAGTCTTGTCCTGACAAAGGATGCGGCCGATAAGATATTCGAAGGGCAGGATGTTCTCGGAAAGATGGTCTATTCCGGTGATAATACCAGGTCGATTAAAGTAGGAGCTATCTGTGGGACTGTTCGTGATTCGGAGTTTAAGCGTCCCAGACCGAATGTGTATCTCTGTATGGAGGAAAGGGATATAAAGGCGATAAATGCCGGTTTTCTTCCCTGGGCCGAAGTCTCGGTAAGGGTAAAACCGGAAGCGGACAGGGATTTTGCCGAAACCTTTATGAAAGAGAACAGTAATCAGGTGGAGATAGGGAACCTTTACCTACAAAGCATCACTCCTGTATCTACTATACGGGAGGATGGCATACGTGAAGGCAAAGGGGAGATGAATACCCGTTTGTCGATCCTGCTCTTCCTGTTGATCAATATCTTCCTGGGAATAGTCGGTACATTCTGGTTCCGTACCCGCCAGCGGCAGGGGGAAATGGGACTTCGCATGGCATTAGGCTCAACCCGCAGCCAATTGCGGAGCACTGTCCTGGGGGAAGGTGTCTTGCTGTTGACTCTTGCTTTTGTTCCGGCAGTAGTGATTTGTGGCAATATCATGTTTGCAGACCTGACAAATACTGTGCTGATGGATAATACTGTCCTGCGTTTCGTAATTGGCATGTCGATTACTTACCTGTTGATCGTTTTGATGATCATTGCCGGTATCTGGTATCCGGCCAACGAGGCAGCCAGCCTGGAACCGGCGGAAGCATTACATTATGAGTAA
- a CDS encoding ABC transporter permease — MYKLYFKQALAMLKENKLLSLISILGTALAICMIMVMVITYEVRVNNYSPEDNRDRTMYVRWGGRDFKGSNYGNGYLSLKTIRECIQTMETPEAVAIVSPWRSQLASIPGGQEKKDCLMLFTDDVFWKIFNFDFVSGSPYTKEEVQSGIKKVVIAESLARRLYGTSDAAGKTIMISYKPYTVSGVVKDVSTIAKASYSEVWVSYSAQPFPDDTWAESITGWYQAIILAHSPSDFDAIRQEIDRQLVRYNSSLADYKLTLYDQPDTHLDWEIKGLGAMGPDKTKTILQYLLVIVILLLVPAINLSGMTLSQMRKRMSEIGIRKAFGATRGTLLVQILSESMVLTLLGGVIGLFISYIAIWLMRTWLLSNSFASISSVFGGTPALSVTELLNPVIFLYAFVFCLILNLLSAGIPAYRVARKNVMEALNEY; from the coding sequence ATGTATAAACTCTATTTCAAACAAGCCCTGGCCATGCTGAAGGAGAATAAACTCCTCAGCCTGATCTCCATTCTGGGAACAGCTTTGGCTATCTGTATGATCATGGTGATGGTGATCACTTACGAGGTGAGGGTAAATAACTATTCGCCGGAGGACAACCGTGACCGGACGATGTATGTTCGGTGGGGCGGCCGTGACTTTAAAGGTTCAAACTATGGTAACGGTTACCTCTCCCTGAAGACGATCCGGGAATGTATCCAGACAATGGAAACGCCGGAAGCTGTCGCCATCGTTTCCCCCTGGCGCAGCCAGTTGGCGTCCATTCCGGGAGGGCAGGAGAAGAAAGATTGCCTGATGCTGTTTACCGACGATGTGTTCTGGAAGATATTCAACTTCGACTTTGTATCCGGTAGTCCATATACGAAAGAAGAGGTGCAGTCGGGTATCAAAAAGGTCGTTATTGCAGAGTCGCTTGCCCGCCGGCTCTACGGAACTTCCGATGCGGCTGGTAAGACAATCATGATCAGTTATAAACCCTATACCGTCAGTGGCGTGGTGAAAGATGTGTCTACGATTGCCAAAGCATCGTATTCCGAAGTATGGGTGTCGTATTCGGCGCAGCCTTTCCCCGACGATACCTGGGCAGAGAGTATAACCGGGTGGTATCAGGCCATTATCCTGGCACATTCCCCTTCCGATTTCGATGCTATCCGGCAGGAGATAGACAGGCAACTGGTTCGTTACAACAGTTCGCTGGCCGATTATAAACTCACGCTGTACGACCAGCCCGATACCCACCTGGATTGGGAGATCAAAGGCTTGGGGGCAATGGGGCCTGACAAGACGAAGACCATCCTGCAATATCTGCTGGTGATCGTTATCTTGCTGCTCGTTCCGGCTATCAACCTGTCGGGAATGACTTTGTCGCAGATGCGGAAACGTATGTCGGAAATAGGTATCCGTAAGGCATTCGGGGCAACCCGGGGAACATTGTTGGTGCAGATCCTTTCGGAGAGTATGGTCTTAACCCTGTTGGGGGGCGTTATCGGGTTGTTTATCTCTTATATAGCCATCTGGCTGATGCGTACCTGGTTATTGAGTAACAGTTTTGCTTCGATCTCCTCTGTTTTTGGAGGCACGCCGGCGTTGTCGGTGACGGAACTGCTTAACCCGGTGATATTCCTCTATGCCTTTGTGTTCTGCCTGATACTTAACCTGCTGTCGGCTGGAATACCGGCTTACCGGGTGGCCCGGAAGAATGTAATGGAAGCGTTGAACGAATACTAA
- a CDS encoding ABC transporter permease yields the protein MMIKHLFKIIWNQRKSNVWILTELMLVSVCLWYIIDYMSVLSTIVRTPLGFDITDTYRVDINERTPDSDNYLDPATKETTTGQDLLTIMERIRQYPAVEEVSLSIGSQPYAATHYTNQVYYNRLFYKDTVGVTMQRYKVTPSFFRVFRIEREGGNGPALSDMLDVHSIVLSANGAAELLPGENAVGKSLQIGKDGYFKEVKALCTPIRWTEYEKSRPCFYTLLPETEIAGEMSSNDLANMELCVRIRPDAALRFSDEFRRVMGTQLSVGNLYLIDVRPSSLIKRAVVSPVLSDIRIRLILLVFLVVNIFLGISGTFWFRTQHRRGEMGLRIALGSTSHGLRTLLISEGLVMLFLAMLPAVIICFNLGVAELVNIYWADFTLPRFLIGTALTCLLMSLMIISGILYPAWRAMKMEPAEALHYE from the coding sequence ATGATGATAAAGCACCTGTTTAAAATAATATGGAACCAGCGTAAGAGCAATGTCTGGATACTGACGGAACTGATGTTGGTCTCTGTTTGCCTGTGGTACATTATCGATTATATGAGCGTATTGTCCACGATCGTCCGTACTCCGCTGGGATTCGATATAACCGATACTTACCGTGTCGATATCAACGAACGTACTCCCGATAGCGACAACTACCTCGACCCCGCCACCAAAGAAACGACTACTGGCCAGGATCTGTTGACTATCATGGAGCGTATCCGGCAATACCCGGCAGTGGAGGAAGTATCCCTGTCGATAGGCTCTCAGCCGTATGCCGCAACACATTATACCAATCAGGTCTATTACAACCGCCTGTTCTATAAGGATACGGTAGGGGTGACTATGCAACGCTACAAGGTAACACCTTCCTTCTTCCGTGTCTTCCGTATAGAACGCGAAGGCGGGAACGGGCCGGCTTTGTCTGATATGCTCGATGTGCATTCGATCGTTTTGTCGGCCAATGGTGCCGCAGAACTGTTACCGGGCGAAAATGCGGTAGGCAAAAGCCTGCAGATAGGTAAAGACGGTTACTTTAAAGAGGTCAAAGCCCTTTGTACGCCTATCCGCTGGACGGAGTACGAAAAGAGCAGGCCTTGTTTTTATACCTTGCTGCCGGAGACGGAGATAGCCGGTGAAATGAGTTCGAACGACCTGGCGAATATGGAACTCTGTGTCCGTATCCGTCCGGATGCCGCTCTCCGTTTCAGTGACGAGTTTCGCCGGGTTATGGGGACGCAGTTGTCGGTAGGCAACCTGTATCTGATCGATGTCCGTCCCTCTTCCTTAATAAAGAGGGCAGTCGTAAGTCCGGTACTGAGTGATATAAGGATACGCCTGATCTTGCTGGTTTTCCTGGTCGTGAATATCTTCCTGGGTATCTCCGGAACGTTCTGGTTTCGTACACAGCACCGCCGGGGGGAGATGGGACTGCGTATCGCCCTGGGTTCTACTTCACATGGTTTGCGGACTTTGTTGATAAGCGAAGGATTGGTAATGCTGTTCCTGGCCATGCTGCCAGCTGTCATCATCTGCTTTAACCTGGGAGTAGCCGAACTGGTCAACATCTATTGGGCGGACTTTACCCTCCCTCGTTTCCTGATAGGAACGGCGTTGACCTGCCTGCTTATGTCGCTGATGATCATCTCCGGCATTTTATATCCGGCCTGGCGTGCCATGAAGATGGAACCTGCCGAAGCCCTGCATTACGAATAA
- a CDS encoding ABC transporter permease: MLKESPWLSFISIFGTALAISLIMTIIIAHQAMYKNMPPETARERTLYVKWVGVQDKLTESTQANGYLSLKTIRECFQSLEIPEAVSITSPAQSRLATIPGDPGERCFVLFTDDVFWKICSFNVLRGNLYTKAEFDAGIRKVVISEKLARRMFGSIDEAVGKSMQLSFVPYTVCAVVADVTPRTTFSYAHAWVPFTSANIPEIKGAENIMGHYKCMIVAHSSSDFDEIREEIARRTEQYNKTLVDHKVYYYRQPDTKYVEEMRFGPGMPDMRGVYLNSIIPILIALLVPAINLSGLTLSRMKERVSELGVRKAFGSTRAGLIGQIIYENIVLSVVSGLLGLLFSYWFLYLLKDWVFTSSTYFGMDVTAEVPLSILFRPEVFLIAFLFCSLLNLLSACVPAWRVSSIPIVESLKGE, translated from the coding sequence ATGTTGAAGGAGAGTCCCTGGCTCAGCTTCATCTCGATCTTCGGTACGGCGTTGGCCATATCGCTTATCATGACGATTATCATCGCTCATCAGGCGATGTACAAGAACATGCCGCCCGAGACGGCCCGCGAACGGACGCTCTATGTCAAGTGGGTCGGTGTGCAGGATAAACTGACTGAAAGCACCCAGGCCAACGGTTACCTGTCGCTAAAGACGATCCGCGAATGTTTTCAGTCATTGGAGATACCGGAGGCGGTGAGTATCACTTCTCCGGCGCAGTCACGCCTGGCAACGATACCCGGTGATCCGGGCGAACGCTGCTTCGTTCTCTTCACCGACGATGTGTTCTGGAAGATATGCTCCTTCAATGTATTGAGGGGAAACCTATATACTAAAGCCGAGTTTGACGCCGGTATCCGGAAAGTGGTGATCAGCGAAAAGCTGGCACGCCGCATGTTTGGCTCGATCGACGAGGCGGTGGGGAAGAGCATGCAGCTTAGCTTCGTACCCTATACGGTCTGCGCTGTGGTGGCCGATGTCACTCCCCGTACTACATTCTCTTATGCCCATGCCTGGGTACCTTTCACTTCGGCCAATATCCCCGAGATAAAAGGAGCGGAAAATATTATGGGACATTACAAATGTATGATCGTGGCCCACTCTTCGTCCGATTTCGACGAGATACGCGAGGAAATCGCCCGGCGAACGGAACAATATAATAAGACGCTGGTCGATCATAAGGTCTATTACTATCGACAGCCGGATACCAAATATGTGGAAGAGATGCGTTTCGGCCCCGGTATGCCGGATATGAGGGGAGTCTATCTTAACTCTATCATCCCTATCCTGATCGCTTTATTGGTGCCGGCCATCAACTTGTCGGGGCTGACCTTATCGCGTATGAAAGAACGGGTGAGCGAACTGGGAGTGCGTAAAGCATTCGGAAGTACACGGGCCGGATTGATCGGACAGATCATTTATGAGAATATCGTGTTGTCGGTAGTCAGCGGGTTACTGGGGCTGCTGTTCTCCTATTGGTTCCTTTACCTGTTGAAGGATTGGGTGTTCACCTCTTCCACCTACTTCGGTATGGATGTGACGGCGGAGGTGCCGTTATCGATCCTGTTTCGTCCGGAGGTGTTCCTGATCGCTTTCCTGTTCTGTTCACTGTTGAACCTATTGAGTGCCTGTGTTCCGGCGTGGCGTGTGTCGTCGATACCTATTGTTGAATCATTAAAAGGGGAATAA